A part of Microbulbifer sp. MI-G genomic DNA contains:
- a CDS encoding UPF0149 family protein: MTSETSRFALLANAILAAGSRADPSELHGFICGVLATGAKPDKERWQRELAEMLDLETVPAGLSRELLQLAEGSRKQLGDSAFSFQLVLCEDGDIVERTLALGHWCAGFLHGFGVGGTGVEIMPTSEEALKDIGAISQVDADHVEEGEEAEQQLMELQEYVRVAVLNIFTELQAGQTGDGPTVH; this comes from the coding sequence ATGACCTCTGAAACCAGCCGATTTGCGCTTCTCGCCAATGCCATTCTCGCGGCTGGCAGCCGCGCGGACCCCAGTGAGTTACACGGTTTTATCTGTGGTGTGCTGGCGACAGGGGCCAAACCGGACAAGGAGCGCTGGCAGCGCGAGCTGGCCGAAATGCTCGACCTGGAGACCGTGCCTGCTGGCCTGAGCCGGGAGTTGTTGCAGTTGGCGGAGGGCAGCCGAAAACAACTGGGTGACAGCGCCTTTTCCTTTCAGTTGGTACTCTGCGAGGATGGGGATATTGTCGAACGAACGCTGGCACTGGGCCACTGGTGCGCGGGTTTTTTACACGGTTTTGGTGTCGGCGGTACCGGGGTAGAAATAATGCCTACCAGTGAGGAAGCCCTGAAAGATATCGGCGCGATCTCGCAGGTGGATGCGGATCATGTCGAGGAGGGGGAAGAGGCGGAACAGCAATTGATGGAGCTGCAGGAGTATGTGCGGGTTGCAGTGCTCAATATCTTCACCGAGTTACAGGCGGGCCAAACCGGCGATGGCCCTACCGTGCACTGA
- a CDS encoding cell division protein ZapA: MADSAQTPETVTVSILDKEYRVACSESERAGLQASARLLHERMSRIRASGTVIGIERIAVMAALNIAHELIQAKAELGRIPLQEEMLDRLKDKVQNALGEIDSPQESQP; the protein is encoded by the coding sequence ATGGCTGACTCTGCCCAAACTCCCGAAACCGTCACTGTCTCCATTCTTGACAAAGAGTACCGGGTCGCCTGTTCGGAAAGTGAGCGCGCCGGGCTGCAGGCCTCTGCCCGTCTGTTGCACGAGCGCATGTCACGTATTCGTGCCTCCGGTACAGTTATCGGCATTGAGCGTATCGCCGTCATGGCGGCTCTGAATATTGCCCACGAGCTGATCCAGGCAAAAGCGGAATTGGGCCGCATCCCCCTGCAAGAGGAAATGCTCGACCGGCTCAAAGATAAGGTGCAAAACGCACTGGGAGAGATAGACTCCCCGCAGGAGTCCCAGCCATAA
- a CDS encoding TIGR02449 family protein, producing the protein MDKLRALESTVDALIARCQQLASDNRELRRQEADWLRERQLLIKNTETARSRVEAMINRLKGLTQDS; encoded by the coding sequence ATGGATAAGCTGCGCGCGTTAGAAAGCACTGTGGATGCACTGATCGCCCGCTGCCAGCAGCTGGCCAGTGACAATCGTGAACTGCGTCGGCAGGAAGCTGACTGGCTGCGCGAACGCCAGCTCCTGATAAAAAATACCGAAACCGCCCGCTCGCGGGTCGAAGCCATGATCAATCGTCTCAAGGGGCTAACGCAGGATTCCTGA
- the ilvA gene encoding threonine ammonia-lyase, biosynthetic: MPKSYIKRILDARIYDVATETPLQQMRQLSHRFNNRILLKREDLQPVFSFKIRGAYNKLLQLPPEQRARGVIAASAGNHAQGLALGAAQLGVRATIVMPKTTPLIKVNAVRMRGAEVVLHGDTFDEAAARARQLVEARGLVFVHPYDDPDVIAGQGTVAMEMLRQHPGELKAVFIPVGGGGLAAGMAAFIKYVRPETRVYGVEPEDAACLKAALAGGKRVRLPQVGLFADGVAVAEIGEETFRVLSETLDGVITVSTDEICAAIKDIFEDTRSIAEPAGAVGLAGLKKFTGQNGCRNAALATVCSGANLNFDRLRYISERTEIGEKREVVLAVRIPERPGSYLRFCRDLGDRAITEFNYRYASDEEAHIFVGLQVSADDDRQRLIGKLEVGGYGVTDLTDNEMAKLHIRHLVGGRVPGLRDEVVYRFEFPERPGALRTFLEHLAGRWNITLFHYRNHGAAYGRVLVGLQVAPAARSALLEVLQQLQFPFWDETENPAYACFLAN; the protein is encoded by the coding sequence ATGCCCAAGTCCTATATCAAGCGCATTTTAGACGCGCGCATTTATGATGTCGCTACCGAGACGCCATTGCAGCAGATGCGCCAGTTGTCCCACCGGTTCAACAACCGTATTTTGCTTAAGCGAGAGGATCTGCAACCGGTATTTTCCTTCAAGATACGCGGTGCCTATAACAAACTGCTGCAACTGCCGCCGGAGCAGCGGGCACGCGGGGTAATCGCCGCCTCTGCGGGCAACCATGCACAAGGCCTGGCTCTGGGGGCCGCACAACTGGGGGTGCGCGCCACGATTGTGATGCCAAAGACAACTCCACTTATCAAGGTCAACGCGGTGCGTATGCGCGGTGCTGAGGTGGTGCTGCACGGGGATACGTTTGACGAGGCGGCTGCGCGTGCGCGGCAACTGGTTGAGGCGCGGGGCCTGGTCTTTGTCCATCCTTATGATGACCCCGATGTGATCGCGGGCCAGGGCACCGTGGCCATGGAAATGCTGCGCCAGCACCCCGGCGAGCTGAAAGCCGTATTTATTCCGGTAGGTGGAGGCGGGCTGGCTGCGGGTATGGCCGCCTTTATCAAGTATGTGAGACCGGAGACCAGGGTGTACGGGGTTGAGCCCGAGGACGCCGCCTGCCTCAAAGCCGCTCTGGCAGGCGGTAAACGGGTACGCCTTCCGCAAGTGGGACTGTTTGCCGACGGTGTTGCCGTAGCCGAGATCGGCGAGGAGACTTTCCGGGTGCTGAGTGAAACCCTGGACGGTGTGATTACTGTGAGCACTGACGAGATTTGTGCCGCCATCAAGGATATCTTTGAAGATACCCGTTCCATCGCCGAGCCAGCCGGTGCAGTGGGGCTGGCGGGGTTGAAGAAATTTACCGGTCAGAACGGGTGTCGCAACGCCGCTCTGGCCACGGTGTGCAGTGGGGCCAATCTCAATTTCGACCGGCTGCGCTATATCAGCGAGCGCACGGAAATCGGTGAGAAGCGCGAGGTGGTGCTCGCGGTGCGCATACCCGAGCGCCCCGGCAGCTACCTGCGCTTTTGTCGGGATTTGGGAGATCGCGCCATCACCGAGTTTAATTACCGCTATGCCAGTGACGAGGAAGCCCATATCTTTGTGGGTCTGCAGGTGAGTGCCGATGACGACAGACAGCGATTGATCGGCAAACTGGAAGTGGGCGGCTATGGGGTAACTGATCTCACCGACAATGAGATGGCCAAATTGCATATCCGCCACCTCGTGGGTGGCCGGGTGCCGGGATTGCGCGATGAAGTCGTATATCGTTTTGAATTTCCCGAGCGGCCAGGTGCCCTGCGCACATTCCTTGAACACTTGGCGGGGCGCTGGAATATTACCCTGTTTCACTACCGCAACCACGGTGCTGCCTATGGCAGGGTTCTGGTTGGGCTGCAGGTTGCGCCAGCTGCCCGGAGCGCGCTTTTGGAGGTACTGCAGCAATTGCAATTCCCCTTCTGGGATGAAACAGAGAACCCGGCCTATGCCTGCTTTCTGGCCAACTGA
- the rpiA gene encoding ribose-5-phosphate isomerase RpiA: protein MTQDELKLASARAAVDYIAPHLETGSIIGIGTGSTANFFIDHLSGIKGKFDGAVASSEASAERLKSHGIPVYELNCVDSIQFYVDGTDEVNPTLELIKGGGAALTREKIVAACADLFICIADESKWVETLGAFPLPVEVIPMARALVARELVKLGGDPVYRQGVITDNGNAILDVYNLKIHQPIDLEETINNITGVVTNGIFARRPADLLLLSTGTGVKNITG from the coding sequence ATGACCCAGGATGAATTGAAGCTGGCTTCCGCGCGCGCGGCTGTCGACTATATCGCCCCACACCTGGAAACCGGCTCCATCATCGGTATCGGTACCGGCTCTACAGCGAACTTCTTTATCGATCACCTGTCAGGGATCAAGGGCAAATTCGACGGTGCTGTGGCCAGCTCCGAAGCCTCCGCCGAGCGACTCAAATCCCACGGTATTCCGGTTTATGAGCTGAACTGTGTCGACAGTATCCAGTTCTATGTGGACGGTACCGATGAGGTCAACCCGACACTCGAGCTGATCAAAGGGGGAGGGGCGGCTCTGACCCGGGAGAAAATAGTCGCAGCCTGTGCCGACCTGTTTATCTGTATTGCCGATGAGAGCAAGTGGGTCGAGACACTGGGGGCGTTTCCACTGCCGGTGGAAGTGATTCCCATGGCGCGCGCGCTGGTAGCCCGCGAGTTGGTAAAACTGGGGGGAGACCCTGTGTATCGCCAGGGTGTGATCACGGACAATGGCAATGCAATCCTGGACGTGTATAACCTAAAGATCCACCAGCCCATTGACCTGGAAGAGACGATCAACAATATCACCGGGGTAGTGACCAACGGCATCTTTGCCAGGCGCCCGGCAGACCTGTTGCTGCTCAGTACCGGCACAGGGGTAAAAAACATCACCGGTTAA
- a CDS encoding AraC family transcriptional regulator: MTPNLRETGPGILAAAVRALLAGAQAAGLDCQQLLRDSGIDPARLDNPEGRIGREEVASLLRLKWDLLNDESGGFLLRPWLPGTFAMMGHACISCPNLHRALLRSARFIHMVSDDLQIRLVEDGEEAHLIFHHGNEKKLPNQIFVESIAVIWLRFFSWLIDRTILLERVLLAFPPPDYNEDYSDMFPCRHYFNQSETCLVFSTRYLQLPLVRDAQQLAEFLSRAPECLLTQYKSDRSFTGRIRRMLQQQNSIENLSLDDVAARLYTSPQTLRRRLKEEGNSWQDIKDSVRRDMAVYQLKQQETAVAEIAERLGFSEPSAFNRAFKKWTGLAPGAYREKFRNY, encoded by the coding sequence GTGACACCCAACCTCCGTGAAACGGGCCCAGGGATCCTCGCCGCTGCAGTGCGCGCCCTGCTGGCCGGCGCTCAAGCAGCAGGACTGGACTGCCAGCAGCTGTTGCGTGACAGTGGCATTGATCCCGCCCGGCTCGATAACCCGGAGGGCCGCATCGGCCGGGAAGAAGTGGCCAGCCTCCTGCGCCTGAAGTGGGATCTGTTGAACGACGAGTCCGGTGGCTTCCTATTACGCCCCTGGCTACCAGGCACCTTCGCCATGATGGGCCACGCCTGTATCAGCTGCCCCAACCTGCACCGGGCCTTGTTGCGTTCCGCGCGCTTTATCCACATGGTCAGCGACGATCTACAGATCAGGCTGGTGGAGGACGGCGAGGAGGCCCACCTGATCTTTCACCACGGCAACGAAAAGAAGCTGCCCAACCAGATTTTTGTGGAGTCCATCGCGGTTATCTGGCTGCGCTTTTTCAGTTGGCTGATCGACCGCACCATTCTGCTGGAGCGTGTGTTGTTGGCATTCCCACCACCGGACTACAATGAAGACTACAGTGATATGTTCCCCTGCAGACACTATTTCAACCAGTCAGAGACCTGCCTGGTTTTCAGCACCCGCTACCTGCAGCTGCCTCTGGTACGCGATGCGCAACAGCTGGCGGAGTTTTTGTCCCGCGCACCGGAATGCCTGCTGACCCAATATAAGTCTGACCGCAGCTTTACCGGCCGTATACGCCGTATGCTGCAACAGCAAAACAGTATTGAAAATCTTTCCCTGGATGATGTTGCAGCGCGCCTCTATACCTCCCCGCAAACGCTGCGCAGACGTCTCAAGGAGGAAGGCAACAGCTGGCAGGACATCAAGGATTCCGTACGCCGCGATATGGCGGTTTACCAGTTAAAACAACAGGAGACTGCTGTTGCAGAAATCGCCGAGCGACTCGGTTTTTCCGAACCCAGCGCTTTTAATCGCGCCTTTAAAAAATGGACAGGGCTCGCTCCCGGTGCCTACCGGGAGAAATTCCGCAACTATTAA
- a CDS encoding 5-formyltetrahydrofolate cyclo-ligase, producing MSENKTQLRRRMRAGRRDLSAYQQRLHARAAITLLSRLPQMRRARHIGIYWPIDGELDIRQLLQRFRAKHFYLPVLPVESQPHLRFKRWHGETLSFRNRFHIPEPAAGPCRAPKLLDLVLVPLVAFDPKGARLGMGAGFYDRTFEHKQLLPGAGPQLIGTAHQLQCVEHLPTDNWDIPLDLVVTEKRIYRCR from the coding sequence ATGAGCGAAAACAAAACGCAACTGCGCCGCCGTATGCGTGCGGGGCGACGGGACCTGAGCGCTTACCAACAGCGCCTGCACGCCCGCGCGGCCATTACCCTGTTAAGCCGCCTGCCGCAAATGAGGCGCGCGCGGCATATTGGCATTTACTGGCCCATTGACGGTGAACTGGATATTCGCCAGTTATTGCAACGCTTTCGTGCAAAACACTTCTACCTGCCGGTGCTACCGGTGGAATCGCAGCCACATCTAAGGTTCAAACGCTGGCATGGGGAGACACTTTCTTTTCGCAACCGGTTTCATATTCCCGAACCCGCAGCCGGTCCCTGCCGCGCACCGAAGTTACTGGATCTGGTACTGGTTCCCCTGGTGGCATTCGACCCGAAGGGGGCCCGCCTGGGCATGGGTGCGGGCTTTTACGATCGCACCTTTGAACACAAGCAGTTATTGCCCGGCGCCGGTCCGCAATTGATTGGTACCGCCCACCAGCTACAGTGCGTTGAGCACCTCCCCACAGATAACTGGGATATCCCCCTGGATCTGGTAGTGACAGAAAAACGTATCTATCGCTGTCGATAA
- a CDS encoding helix-turn-helix domain-containing protein yields the protein MPSAHIEAQLNPTICRRMLIAYLIEQIPRPNNPALEAATGWPRRTIQDIIAKGLPGHGTRVTFIQEGVRHNDGYYRLCDWGSFDRDWVKRNLPAICRLLEVTLD from the coding sequence ATGCCGTCAGCACACATTGAAGCGCAGTTGAACCCGACGATCTGTCGGCGTATGTTGATTGCGTATTTAATCGAACAGATTCCCCGCCCAAACAACCCTGCACTGGAGGCGGCTACCGGCTGGCCGCGGCGTACTATACAAGACATCATCGCCAAGGGGCTGCCTGGTCATGGCACCAGGGTAACGTTTATCCAGGAAGGCGTACGCCACAATGATGGCTACTATCGGCTGTGCGACTGGGGCTCTTTTGACAGAGATTGGGTGAAACGCAATTTGCCGGCTATTTGCCGGTTACTGGAGGTTACGCTGGATTAA
- a CDS encoding transglycosylase SLT domain-containing protein, which translates to MRQNRKKGILAVLMTAAALCIGCATSPPDNPDDLCSIFRDKKGWYADARGAEKKWGSPIATMMAILHQESRFVSDARPPRSKILGFIPGPRPSDAYGYAQALGSTWRDYQRSTFSYGADRDDFGDAVDFVGWYNNTSARRCQIRSNDTYHLYLAYHEGHGGFNRRSFKNKTWLKQVSQKVSAQAQHYQQQLNRCESSLNRRKKLFGLF; encoded by the coding sequence ATGCGACAAAACAGGAAAAAGGGGATACTGGCGGTATTGATGACCGCCGCGGCACTGTGTATCGGCTGCGCAACCAGCCCACCGGATAATCCCGATGACCTCTGTTCCATCTTTCGCGACAAGAAAGGCTGGTACGCAGACGCCAGGGGAGCAGAGAAAAAGTGGGGCTCACCAATTGCAACCATGATGGCAATCCTGCACCAGGAGTCCCGCTTCGTATCCGATGCCCGCCCACCCCGCAGCAAGATACTGGGCTTTATCCCCGGACCGCGCCCCTCGGACGCCTATGGCTACGCCCAGGCCCTAGGTTCCACTTGGCGCGATTATCAGCGCTCCACATTCAGCTATGGGGCGGATCGCGATGATTTCGGAGACGCTGTCGACTTTGTCGGCTGGTATAACAATACCAGTGCGCGCCGATGCCAGATCCGCTCGAATGACACCTACCATTTATACCTGGCCTATCACGAGGGCCACGGCGGCTTTAACCGGCGCAGTTTTAAAAACAAGACCTGGCTCAAGCAGGTCTCCCAAAAAGTATCCGCACAGGCACAGCACTATCAGCAACAGCTCAATCGCTGTGAGTCGTCCCTGAACAGGCGCAAGAAGCTCTTCGGCCTTTTTTAA
- a CDS encoding OmpA family protein, with protein sequence MVENLLDLAAGKMGAAGIDSLAQALGIPIEKSQAALDTGLATVLAGMLNRASSKTGMGYLFNMISDAGELDLSSLSESFTEPEKFEAIQQNGAEMLKKVFGTRTEAAAELTATTLDGGSGNKLLNATVVLATSLLGEQVRLHKMDLSDLASLLIGQREFIRDKIPKGLLNVFDVPDFDKLGASLVTHGHAKPQEPRPEALRHSGKKRKPVSFSSWFFPLLVILVVLYALNMCMKKGKDEMAEQEPSMTPEESAFMESPSEPVGDSPLANGDAQADSGSDDFAGKLREYLKNSAREPNRQFPMQVNFQARTARIVNSSAPDIDALAKILQENPKITIAIEGHVKGQGDEIAEQETSQERADVVRGMLLQKGIAADRITAIGMGSARSEGEDMAGGVENPSLKNPQISVRVVTFQ encoded by the coding sequence ATGGTGGAAAATCTACTGGATCTGGCGGCGGGCAAAATGGGTGCTGCAGGTATTGACTCTCTGGCCCAGGCATTGGGCATTCCGATTGAAAAAAGTCAGGCTGCCCTGGATACCGGCCTCGCAACGGTTCTGGCTGGAATGCTGAACAGAGCCAGTAGTAAAACTGGAATGGGCTACCTGTTCAATATGATCAGTGACGCCGGTGAACTGGACTTGTCCTCTCTATCAGAGAGTTTTACAGAGCCGGAGAAATTCGAGGCCATTCAACAAAATGGCGCAGAAATGCTCAAGAAAGTGTTTGGCACCCGAACCGAAGCAGCGGCGGAACTGACCGCTACTACGTTGGATGGCGGGAGCGGCAATAAACTGCTCAATGCGACAGTGGTACTGGCAACTTCGCTGTTGGGTGAGCAGGTGAGACTCCACAAAATGGATCTATCTGACCTGGCCTCACTTCTTATCGGCCAGCGGGAATTCATCCGGGATAAAATACCCAAAGGCCTTTTAAACGTCTTCGATGTGCCGGATTTTGACAAACTGGGTGCATCGTTGGTGACACACGGCCATGCCAAGCCCCAGGAGCCGCGGCCCGAGGCATTGCGCCACTCTGGAAAAAAGCGCAAGCCTGTGAGTTTCAGCAGCTGGTTTTTTCCTCTACTGGTGATACTGGTGGTGCTGTATGCGTTGAACATGTGCATGAAGAAAGGAAAAGATGAAATGGCGGAGCAGGAGCCTTCAATGACACCGGAGGAATCTGCCTTTATGGAGTCCCCCTCGGAGCCGGTGGGCGACTCCCCCCTGGCCAATGGTGACGCTCAGGCGGACTCGGGATCTGATGATTTTGCCGGCAAACTGCGCGAGTATCTGAAAAATAGTGCTCGGGAGCCAAACCGACAATTTCCCATGCAGGTGAATTTTCAGGCGCGCACGGCCAGGATTGTCAATTCCTCGGCACCGGATATCGACGCCCTAGCAAAGATTCTGCAGGAGAACCCCAAGATTACAATTGCCATAGAGGGTCACGTGAAAGGCCAGGGAGATGAGATTGCGGAGCAGGAAACCTCGCAGGAGCGTGCGGATGTGGTACGTGGAATGCTGTTGCAAAAAGGCATCGCCGCCGACCGCATCACGGCCATCGGTATGGGTTCTGCCAGGTCGGAGGGAGAAGATATGGCCGGTGGAGTGGAAAACCCGTCCTTAAAGAACCCGCAGATCAGCGTAAGGGTGGTGACTTTTCAGTAA
- a CDS encoding DUF4168 domain-containing protein, which produces MKFFSTFLALSALLLTVPVSLAQPAAPQTEVSKVSFSEPQLKQFAEAYRAIVVLSREYAPKLKAASDIREAEALNKEAQGKMVAAIEKTGLSKSKYQEIANSIKSNPALLEKVNKLLQQPQSQPQ; this is translated from the coding sequence ATGAAGTTTTTTTCAACCTTCCTCGCGCTATCTGCCCTGCTGCTCACCGTGCCGGTTTCCCTGGCGCAACCTGCAGCGCCACAGACAGAGGTATCGAAAGTCTCTTTCAGTGAACCTCAACTCAAACAGTTTGCGGAAGCCTATCGTGCAATTGTGGTGTTGAGCCGCGAGTACGCGCCCAAACTCAAGGCTGCCAGCGATATTCGCGAAGCAGAGGCCCTCAACAAGGAGGCCCAGGGCAAAATGGTCGCGGCGATTGAAAAAACAGGACTGTCGAAAAGCAAATACCAGGAAATCGCCAACAGCATCAAATCCAATCCGGCTTTACTGGAAAAGGTCAACAAACTCCTGCAACAGCCCCAATCACAACCGCAATAG
- a CDS encoding FAD-dependent monooxygenase, translated as MNEPHQRTDVAIVGGGMAGASLALMLSHFCPQLRVVLLEQSALTDAAASVRLPSFDTRATAIAAGSLQLFQQLGLWPALREYSAPIQRIQVSDRGQAFGACLAAGEQQWAGFEGMLGAVIENAALGPILHSALADTSVKLVAPAQVTTVCMGARGASLRWRAGEEYAERRLTAGLLVVADGVDSPLCRQLGIEIDTVKYQQRALVTTVGLQRDHSGVAHERFTADGPMALLPLPQRDGLYRAALVWVCGQQDAEALCALSERQRLQQAQRAFGWRAGRFVRMGSLQAYPLSLSLAREQWRRNVVLIGNCAHFLHPVAGQGFNLTLRDCYGLAQAMAGERPVQGSSSQLQRLAAYGRGRRLDQQLTVGFSDRIPALFAASNPVLQGLRQMGMLGLTLVPPLRTAFVRQAAGFGL; from the coding sequence ATGAACGAGCCTCACCAGCGAACCGATGTGGCTATTGTCGGCGGTGGCATGGCCGGTGCAAGCCTGGCACTGATGCTGTCGCATTTTTGCCCACAACTCCGTGTGGTCTTACTGGAGCAGAGCGCCCTGACGGATGCTGCAGCCAGCGTCCGGTTACCCAGTTTCGATACCCGCGCCACGGCGATAGCCGCGGGCAGCCTGCAGTTGTTTCAACAGCTGGGTCTCTGGCCCGCCCTGCGTGAATACAGCGCCCCCATTCAGCGTATTCAGGTGAGCGACCGCGGCCAGGCGTTTGGCGCTTGCCTCGCTGCCGGTGAACAGCAGTGGGCAGGCTTCGAGGGTATGCTGGGGGCAGTGATTGAGAATGCAGCCCTGGGGCCTATCCTGCACAGTGCCCTGGCTGACACATCGGTCAAACTTGTTGCCCCGGCCCAGGTAACAACGGTTTGCATGGGCGCGCGGGGCGCGAGCCTGCGCTGGCGCGCCGGCGAGGAATACGCTGAGCGTCGCCTGACCGCCGGGTTGCTGGTGGTCGCCGATGGGGTTGACTCCCCCCTGTGCCGACAGCTGGGTATAGAAATTGACACAGTAAAGTACCAACAGCGGGCGCTGGTCACTACTGTTGGTCTACAGCGGGACCACAGTGGGGTTGCTCACGAGCGGTTCACCGCTGACGGTCCCATGGCCCTGCTGCCACTGCCACAGCGGGACGGGCTGTATCGCGCGGCTCTGGTTTGGGTCTGTGGGCAACAGGATGCCGAAGCGCTGTGTGCATTGTCCGAGCGCCAGCGGCTGCAGCAGGCACAGCGGGCATTTGGCTGGCGAGCAGGGCGGTTTGTGCGTATGGGGTCCCTGCAAGCATACCCCCTCAGCCTGTCCCTGGCGCGGGAGCAGTGGCGGCGCAATGTAGTGTTGATCGGCAACTGTGCACACTTTCTGCACCCGGTGGCCGGACAGGGGTTCAACCTGACCCTGCGTGACTGTTACGGTCTGGCACAGGCGATGGCAGGCGAAAGGCCGGTACAGGGATCTTCGTCGCAGTTGCAGAGGTTGGCGGCCTATGGTCGTGGCCGTCGTCTGGACCAGCAGCTGACGGTTGGCTTCAGCGATCGTATACCGGCCCTGTTCGCAGCATCGAACCCAGTGCTGCAGGGCCTGCGTCAAATGGGCATGCTGGGTTTGACACTGGTACCGCCTCTGCGCACGGCGTTTGTGCGTCAGGCGGCGGGATTTGGGCTTTAA
- a CDS encoding aminopeptidase P N-terminal domain-containing protein: MAELVPGSLAILSSASEQLRSRDTYFPFRQDSDFLYLTGFAEPEALLVLVPGRVRGETLLFCREKDAARERWDGPRLGPESAAEHLGLADAFPIGDLDDILPGLLEGCGRIYFPMGRYPHLDRRIRNYLQAIDAAPGNRGVPDTVDLDYPLRELRLIKSARELRLMAKAANISADAHRRAMARCEPGLYEYHLEATLLHTFVDSGARETAYPTIIGSGRNALVMHYCSNRAQLKAGDLVLVDAGCEYRGYVADITRTYPVSGRFSGAQRALYDIVLAAQQAAIDQVRAGNHWNDPHSASVEVITRGLVDLGLLRGEVHGLIETGDYQRFYMHRVGHWLGMDVHDVGDYRVHGAWRQLEVGMAMTVEPGIYVPADDERIPVNFRGIGIRIEDDVALTRDGVQVLSASAPRAVAEIEYTMRHGGDLMTR, translated from the coding sequence ATGGCCGAACTGGTACCGGGCAGCCTGGCGATTCTCTCCTCCGCCAGTGAACAACTGCGCTCCCGCGATACCTATTTTCCCTTTCGCCAGGACAGCGATTTTCTCTACCTGACCGGCTTTGCTGAGCCCGAAGCACTGCTGGTGCTGGTGCCGGGGCGTGTGCGAGGGGAAACCCTGTTGTTCTGTCGGGAGAAAGATGCGGCAAGGGAGAGATGGGACGGCCCGCGCCTGGGGCCCGAAAGCGCCGCCGAACACCTCGGTCTGGCCGACGCCTTTCCCATCGGAGATCTGGACGATATTTTGCCAGGGCTTTTGGAGGGCTGCGGGCGTATTTATTTCCCCATGGGGCGCTATCCCCATCTGGACAGGCGCATCCGCAACTATCTGCAGGCCATTGATGCGGCCCCGGGCAACAGAGGTGTGCCGGATACGGTGGATTTGGATTATCCGTTGCGGGAACTGCGGCTGATAAAAAGTGCCCGGGAATTGCGCCTGATGGCCAAAGCCGCAAACATCAGTGCCGATGCACACCGCCGCGCCATGGCGCGCTGTGAGCCCGGGCTCTATGAATACCACCTGGAGGCAACACTGTTACACACTTTTGTGGACAGCGGGGCACGGGAAACCGCCTATCCCACCATTATCGGCAGTGGCCGCAACGCCCTTGTGATGCATTATTGCAGCAATCGTGCGCAATTAAAGGCGGGGGATCTGGTGCTTGTGGATGCCGGCTGTGAATATCGCGGTTATGTTGCCGATATCACCAGAACCTACCCGGTCAGCGGTCGCTTCAGCGGTGCGCAGCGGGCTCTTTATGACATCGTTCTGGCGGCGCAGCAGGCGGCAATTGATCAGGTACGGGCAGGCAATCACTGGAATGACCCCCACTCTGCCAGCGTGGAAGTGATTACGCGCGGCCTGGTGGATCTGGGATTATTGCGCGGCGAGGTGCACGGTCTGATAGAAACCGGTGACTACCAGCGCTTTTATATGCACCGCGTCGGCCACTGGCTGGGTATGGATGTGCACGATGTCGGGGATTACCGCGTACACGGCGCCTGGCGCCAGTTGGAGGTGGGAATGGCAATGACTGTTGAGCCCGGCATCTATGTGCCTGCGGATGACGAGCGTATCCCTGTGAACTTTCGCGGAATTGGCATTCGAATCGAGGACGATGTCGCCCTGACCCGTGACGGTGTGCAGGTCCTGTCCGCCTCCGCTCCCAGGGCCGTGGCAGAGATTGAGTACACCATGCGCCACGGCGGGGACCTAATGACCCGTTAA